In the Pedobacter cryoconitis genome, AAGTATTTTTTAGTGAAAATCTCCAATCTTAAGAGCCTCATTTACGAGTTTTTTTCTTGTTAGTTTTAAATTTCGTATATTTAGGTAATATTGATTTGAATCTAAATCTTATAAAAATATGACGACAATGACACTTCAGGTGCCTGATTTTCTGGAAAAAGACCATGAGGATACCGTCCGTTTTTTTGCTGCGAAATTATATGAGTCCGGTAAATTATCGCTAGGACAAGCTAGTCAGGTAGCAAATATGGGTAAATGGGAGTTGCCGAAATTCTAATCGATTACGATAGTTATAGCACTGAAACTGATGAAAACTATTTAAGCTGTTATGTTTATTTCGCACTGTGCGATTTAATGGAACACCATCTGGTGAATGCGATTTTGATGATTATTATTGGCCAGACTTTTTTGATGATAAAATGCAAAATAAGTTTTTAGTAACAGTGAAATCTAAAGGAGAGCTAAAAGTAATTTTAAATACTATATATCGTAGCTTATGTAAGCCAGTGAAATATTTGCCGAAAGTTAAACAGGATAAAGCTGTGATCAGGGATACTGGTGAGGCCATACCGTAAACTTTAACAACAGACGAGCAGTTGATAGGTTACTGTTTTCTATACATACGTAGCTTGAAGTGGCGTACGAATCATGTTCCGTTTTTAATATCCTATAATGGAGTTCCTGGTAACGATAAAAAATCTTTTAAGTGGTTTCATCGCTATATTTTAAAGTTAGGGATTTACCTGTACTGGAAGTTATCGTTGAACAGCAAACGTTAAGAGATATTTGCTTTTTAATGAAAGAATTAGCTCCTTTTAAATCTCCAAAAGAAAATGATAGCGAAAATAGAAGAGCTGAACTTAAGAAGTTGAAAAAGGCTAATTTTAGCAGGGTTTTTACTTTATGGCATGAAGCGTTTCGCACTGTTGCAGAGTAGGCGATATACGCATTATCACTTTACTTACGGTATGCGAAATATCAAAGTGAAACCGGTAAAAATGAACATGTCACCTTGTATATTTAGTAATGAGCTGCCTGAGTTATATTTTCTGTGGAAAGAGAAATCGGATTACTATAAACTTGAGCTTCGTTTTAAGATAGGTGATAAGTTATATGAATCGCCTAATTATTTCAATGCCTCCTTTTTTATGGCATCATGCATGAATCCTAGAAAAGGAAAGGACACGGATGTTTAATCCCTTATATGGATAATTGTGCTCAGTTCGGGCGAATAACAGATGACAATATAGATCCAATTTTAGTTTAGACTATTGTAAGGATGATTAACGATTATGAGGAGTTTGAACCTGATGTATGATTTAAAATCATGATAATTGAAAGAGAAAAATACGGGTCTCCGTATTTGCTCAATTTTCACCATGTAAAAGACTCATTTGGCGTAAAAAAAGAAATTACACTCAATTTAATTACGATACTTGATTAAATCTAAATTAAGTATGAGAAAACAATTTTTATTGAAACATCTATTTTTAGTTGTTCCTATAATGCTCTTTTTACATTCCTGTAAAAAAGACAATGTACCCGAGGTTGCCAAAGACCAGCCTTCCATGCAGTCTCTTGTAGAAATCGCTAAATCCTCTCTAGAAAAGCAATCGGTGGCGGGAAGTCCGCTATTGAGCAGCTTAAGATCCATTGGCATGGCGCCAGACTGGTCGAATATCAAGACTAGCATAAATAGTGAAAATAAAACCGTTCTCGCCATTCCTCTTGAACAAACAACTAATTCATTCTCTGAATTAAATGTGATTATAACCAATGGATTGCCACATGAGGTAATCAAAAAATATACTGTGTCGAATGACAATTCAATATTATTAGAGTTTTATGCCTTAAATGGTACATTACTAAAAGCAGGACAGTATGATGCAACATCAGGCAAGTTCCAATTAGCAAAGTCAATAACCAACAGGGTTATCTTATACGAGCAAAAAAATAAACTCGGTAGCAATGGTAATTTATTTTTGT is a window encoding:
- a CDS encoding UPF0175 family protein, with amino-acid sequence MTTMTLQVPDFLEKDHEDTVRFFAAKLYESGKLSLGQASQVANMGKWELPKF